One window from the genome of Salvelinus fontinalis isolate EN_2023a chromosome 3, ASM2944872v1, whole genome shotgun sequence encodes:
- the LOC129837863 gene encoding SEC14-like protein 1 isoform X2, translating into MVQKYQSPIRVYKQPFELVMEAYERRFPTCHLIPMFVDSEVLGETEREDGSIHQVQRRCKLDVDAPRLLKRIAGVDYVYFSQENTLNKRERTLHIESHNETFSNRVIIHELCSYSAHPENEDWTCFEQSASLDIKSFFGFESTVEKMAMKQYASSIKKGKEIIEFYLNQLEEEGISHVPRWTPSLDAPSSSSSSSVTTKPVCATPKLLQLEQPVTPAVSIPVSTDANDHEIANAINNDATQSDATSNDATNQPDDQTENQTGTPDDKLDADYIKRYLGDLTPLQESCLIRLRQWLQESHKGKTLTLTPSSPSSPPFQIPKDEHILRFLRARDFNMEKAREILCQSLTWRKQNQVDYLLETWTSPQVLNDYYTGGWHHHDKEGRPLYILRLGQMDTKGLVRALGEESLLRHVLSINEEGLRRCEENTKVFGRPISCWTCLVDLEGLNMRHLWRPGVKALLRIIEVVEANYPETLGRLLILRAPRVFPVLWTLVSPFIDENTRKKFLIYAGNDYQGPGGLLDYIDKEVIPDFLGGECMCEVPEGGLVPKSLYRTAEELENEDISLWTETIYQSASVFKGAPHELVIEIIDASSVITWDFDVCKGDVVFHLYHSKRAPQTPRKDPLVGQHSSITTPGGNNVQLIDKSWTLGLDYSMVESPLTCKEGESVQGSHVTRWPGFYILQWKFHTMPGSASTNLPRVDDVLASLQVSSHKCKVMYYTEVIGSEDFRGSMTSLESSHSGFSQLSHATSTSNHSQSSSMISR; encoded by the exons GCCTACGAGAGGCGATTTCCCACGTGTCACCTGATTCCCATGTTTGTGGACAGCGAGGTGTTGGGGGAAACTGAGCGCGAGGATGGATCCATACACCAGGTCCAGCGCCGCTGCAAACTGGACGTGGACGCCCCTCGTCTCCTCAAACGG ATTGCGGGGGTGGACTATGTGTACTTCAGCCAGGAGAACACGctgaacaagagagagaggacgcTCCACATCGAGTCCCACAACGAGACCTTCTCCAACAGAGTCATCATCCACGAACTCTGCAGCTACTCg GCCCACCCTGAGAATGAGGACTGGACGTGTTTCGAGCAGTCGGCCAGCCTGGACATCAAATCGTTCTTTGGCTTCGAGAGCACGGTGGAGAAGATGGCCATGAAGCAGTACGCCAGCAGTATCAagaag GGTAAGGAGATCATAGAGTTCTACCTAAACCAGCTAGAGGAAGAGGGGATAAGCCACGTGCCTCGCTGGACTCCCTCCCTGgatgccccctcctcctcctcctcctcctccgtcacCACCAAACCTGTCTGTGCCACCCCAAAGCTCCTCCAGCTGGAGCAGCCTGTCACGCCCGCCGTCTCAATCCCCGTGTCCACAGATGCCAATGACCATGAGATTGCCAATGCCATCAATAATGATGCCACCCAAAGTGATGCCACCAGCAACGATGCCACTAACCAACCTGACGACCAGACAGAGAACCAGACGGGCACGCCTGATG acaaGTTGGATGCAGACTACATCAAGCGCTACTTGGGAGACCTGACGCCTCTGCAGGAGAGCTGTCTGATCAGACTACGACAGTGGCTGCAGGAGAGCCACAAGGGCAAG ACCCTTaccctcactccctcctctccctcctcgccACCTTTCCAGATCCCTAAGGACGAGCACATCCTTCGTTTCCTGCGCGCCAGGGACTTTAACATGGAGAAGGCCAGGGAGATCCTGTGTCAGTCCTTAACATGGAGGAAACAGAACCAGGTGGACTATCTGTTAGAGACGTGGACCTCACCACAGGTCCTCAATGACTACTACACTGGAGGGTGGCACCACCATGATAAAG AGGGTCGTCCTCTCTATATCCTGCGTCTGGGACAGATGGACACCAAGGGGCTGGTCCGAGCCCTGGGAGAGGAGTCTCTACTCAGACAC GTTCTATCCATAAACGAGGAGGGCCTAAGGCGCTGTGAGGAGAACACCAAAGTCTTTGGCCGACCAATCAG ttGTTGGACGTGTCTGGTGGACCTCGAAGGGTTAAACATGCGCCACCTGTGGCGACCGGGGGTTAAGGCCCTTCTGAGAATCATTGAGGTGGTGGAGGCCAACTACCCAGAGACCCTGGGACGTCTGCTCATACTGAGGGCTCCTAGAGTCTTCCCTGTGCTCTGGACCCTG GTGAGCCCGTTCATCGACGAGAACACCCGTAAGAAGTTCCTGATCTACGCTGGAAATGACTACCAGGGCCCGGGTGGCCTGCTGGACTACATAGACAAGGAGGTCATCCCTGACTTCCTGGGAGGAGAGTGTATg tGTGAAGTCCCAGAGGGAGGCCTGGTGCCCAAGTCTCTGTACCGTACTGCAGAGGAGCTGGAGAACGAAGACATCAGCCTGTGGACAGAGACTATCTACCAGAGTGCCAGTGTCTTTAAGGGAGCGCCCCACGAG TTGGTGATCGAGATCATCGACGCCTCCTCCGTGATCACCTGGGACTTTGACGTGTGTAAGGGTGACGTGGTCTTCCACCTCTACCACTCGAAGCGCGCCCCCCAAACCCCCCGCAAGGACCCCCTAGTGGGGCAACACAGCAGCATCACCACCCCCGGGGGGAACAACGTCCAGCTCATAGACAAGTCCTGGACCTTAGGCCTGGACTACAGCATGGTGGAGTCACCACTCACCTGCAAGGAGGGGGAGAGCGTGCAG GGTTCCCACGTGACCAGGTGGCCCGGGTTCTACATCCTGCAGTGGAAGTTCCACACCATGCCGGGCAGTGCCTCCACCAACCTGCCCCGCGTGGACGACGTCCTCGCCTCCCTGCAGGTCTCCTCACACAAGTGCAAAGTCATGTACTACACAGAGGTCATTGGCTCCGAGGACTTCAG GGGCTCTATGACCAGTTTGGAGTCGAGTCACAGTGGTTTCTCCCAGCTCAGCCACGCCACCTCCACCTCTAACCACTCCCAGTCCAGCTCCATGATCTCCAGGTAG
- the LOC129837863 gene encoding SEC14-like protein 1 isoform X4 → MVQKYQSPIRVYKQPFELVMEAYERRFPTCHLIPMFVDSEVLGETEREDGSIHQVQRRCKLDVDAPRLLKRIAGVDYVYFSQENTLNKRERTLHIESHNETFSNRVIIHELCSYSAHPENEDWTCFEQSASLDIKSFFGFESTVEKMAMKQYASSIKKGKEIIEFYLNQLEEEGISHVPRWTPSLDAPSSSSSSSVTTKPVCATPKLLQLEQPVTPAVSIPVSTDANDHEIANAINNDATQSDATSNDATNQPDDQTENQTGTPDDKLDADYIKRYLGDLTPLQESCLIRLRQWLQESHKGKIPKDEHILRFLRARDFNMEKAREILCQSLTWRKQNQVDYLLETWTSPQVLNDYYTGGWHHHDKEGRPLYILRLGQMDTKGLVRALGEESLLRHVLSINEEGLRRCEENTKVFGRPISCWTCLVDLEGLNMRHLWRPGVKALLRIIEVVEANYPETLGRLLILRAPRVFPVLWTLVSPFIDENTRKKFLIYAGNDYQGPGGLLDYIDKEVIPDFLGGECMCEVPEGGLVPKSLYRTAEELENEDISLWTETIYQSASVFKGAPHELVIEIIDASSVITWDFDVCKGDVVFHLYHSKRAPQTPRKDPLVGQHSSITTPGGNNVQLIDKSWTLGLDYSMVESPLTCKEGESVQGSHVTRWPGFYILQWKFHTMPGSASTNLPRVDDVLASLQVSSHKCKVMYYTEVIGSEDFRGSMTSLESSHSGFSQLSHATSTSNHSQSSSMISR, encoded by the exons GCCTACGAGAGGCGATTTCCCACGTGTCACCTGATTCCCATGTTTGTGGACAGCGAGGTGTTGGGGGAAACTGAGCGCGAGGATGGATCCATACACCAGGTCCAGCGCCGCTGCAAACTGGACGTGGACGCCCCTCGTCTCCTCAAACGG ATTGCGGGGGTGGACTATGTGTACTTCAGCCAGGAGAACACGctgaacaagagagagaggacgcTCCACATCGAGTCCCACAACGAGACCTTCTCCAACAGAGTCATCATCCACGAACTCTGCAGCTACTCg GCCCACCCTGAGAATGAGGACTGGACGTGTTTCGAGCAGTCGGCCAGCCTGGACATCAAATCGTTCTTTGGCTTCGAGAGCACGGTGGAGAAGATGGCCATGAAGCAGTACGCCAGCAGTATCAagaag GGTAAGGAGATCATAGAGTTCTACCTAAACCAGCTAGAGGAAGAGGGGATAAGCCACGTGCCTCGCTGGACTCCCTCCCTGgatgccccctcctcctcctcctcctcctccgtcacCACCAAACCTGTCTGTGCCACCCCAAAGCTCCTCCAGCTGGAGCAGCCTGTCACGCCCGCCGTCTCAATCCCCGTGTCCACAGATGCCAATGACCATGAGATTGCCAATGCCATCAATAATGATGCCACCCAAAGTGATGCCACCAGCAACGATGCCACTAACCAACCTGACGACCAGACAGAGAACCAGACGGGCACGCCTGATG acaaGTTGGATGCAGACTACATCAAGCGCTACTTGGGAGACCTGACGCCTCTGCAGGAGAGCTGTCTGATCAGACTACGACAGTGGCTGCAGGAGAGCCACAAGGGCAAG ATCCCTAAGGACGAGCACATCCTTCGTTTCCTGCGCGCCAGGGACTTTAACATGGAGAAGGCCAGGGAGATCCTGTGTCAGTCCTTAACATGGAGGAAACAGAACCAGGTGGACTATCTGTTAGAGACGTGGACCTCACCACAGGTCCTCAATGACTACTACACTGGAGGGTGGCACCACCATGATAAAG AGGGTCGTCCTCTCTATATCCTGCGTCTGGGACAGATGGACACCAAGGGGCTGGTCCGAGCCCTGGGAGAGGAGTCTCTACTCAGACAC GTTCTATCCATAAACGAGGAGGGCCTAAGGCGCTGTGAGGAGAACACCAAAGTCTTTGGCCGACCAATCAG ttGTTGGACGTGTCTGGTGGACCTCGAAGGGTTAAACATGCGCCACCTGTGGCGACCGGGGGTTAAGGCCCTTCTGAGAATCATTGAGGTGGTGGAGGCCAACTACCCAGAGACCCTGGGACGTCTGCTCATACTGAGGGCTCCTAGAGTCTTCCCTGTGCTCTGGACCCTG GTGAGCCCGTTCATCGACGAGAACACCCGTAAGAAGTTCCTGATCTACGCTGGAAATGACTACCAGGGCCCGGGTGGCCTGCTGGACTACATAGACAAGGAGGTCATCCCTGACTTCCTGGGAGGAGAGTGTATg tGTGAAGTCCCAGAGGGAGGCCTGGTGCCCAAGTCTCTGTACCGTACTGCAGAGGAGCTGGAGAACGAAGACATCAGCCTGTGGACAGAGACTATCTACCAGAGTGCCAGTGTCTTTAAGGGAGCGCCCCACGAG TTGGTGATCGAGATCATCGACGCCTCCTCCGTGATCACCTGGGACTTTGACGTGTGTAAGGGTGACGTGGTCTTCCACCTCTACCACTCGAAGCGCGCCCCCCAAACCCCCCGCAAGGACCCCCTAGTGGGGCAACACAGCAGCATCACCACCCCCGGGGGGAACAACGTCCAGCTCATAGACAAGTCCTGGACCTTAGGCCTGGACTACAGCATGGTGGAGTCACCACTCACCTGCAAGGAGGGGGAGAGCGTGCAG GGTTCCCACGTGACCAGGTGGCCCGGGTTCTACATCCTGCAGTGGAAGTTCCACACCATGCCGGGCAGTGCCTCCACCAACCTGCCCCGCGTGGACGACGTCCTCGCCTCCCTGCAGGTCTCCTCACACAAGTGCAAAGTCATGTACTACACAGAGGTCATTGGCTCCGAGGACTTCAG GGGCTCTATGACCAGTTTGGAGTCGAGTCACAGTGGTTTCTCCCAGCTCAGCCACGCCACCTCCACCTCTAACCACTCCCAGTCCAGCTCCATGATCTCCAGGTAG
- the LOC129837863 gene encoding SEC14-like protein 1 isoform X1, whose translation MVQKYQSPIRVYKQPFELVMEAYERRFPTCHLIPMFVDSEVLGETEREDGSIHQVQRRCKLDVDAPRLLKRIAGVDYVYFSQENTLNKRERTLHIESHNETFSNRVIIHELCSYSAHPENEDWTCFEQSASLDIKSFFGFESTVEKMAMKQYASSIKKGKEIIEFYLNQLEEEGISHVPRWTPSLDAPSSSSSSSVTTKPVCATPKLLQLEQPVTPAVSIPVSTDANDHEIANAINNDATQSDATSNDATNQPDDQTENQTGTPDDKLDADYIKRYLGDLTPLQESCLIRLRQWLQESHKGKTLTLTPSSPSSPPFQIPKDEHILRFLRARDFNMEKAREILCQSLTWRKQNQVDYLLETWTSPQVLNDYYTGGWHHHDKEGRPLYILRLGQMDTKGLVRALGEESLLRHVLSINEEGLRRCEENTKVFGRPISCWTCLVDLEGLNMRHLWRPGVKALLRIIEVVEANYPETLGRLLILRAPRVFPVLWTLVSPFIDENTRKKFLIYAGNDYQGPGGLLDYIDKEVIPDFLGGECMCEVPEGGLVPKSLYRTAEELENEDISLWTETIYQSASVFKGAPHELVIEIIDASSVITWDFDVCKGDVVFHLYHSKRAPQTPRKDPLVGQHSSITTPGGNNVQLIDKSWTLGLDYSMVESPLTCKEGESVQGSHVTRWPGFYILQWKFHTMPGSASTNLPRVDDVLASLQVSSHKCKVMYYTEVIGSEDFRMACFDVQSLGSMTSLESSHSGFSQLSHATSTSNHSQSSSMISR comes from the exons GCCTACGAGAGGCGATTTCCCACGTGTCACCTGATTCCCATGTTTGTGGACAGCGAGGTGTTGGGGGAAACTGAGCGCGAGGATGGATCCATACACCAGGTCCAGCGCCGCTGCAAACTGGACGTGGACGCCCCTCGTCTCCTCAAACGG ATTGCGGGGGTGGACTATGTGTACTTCAGCCAGGAGAACACGctgaacaagagagagaggacgcTCCACATCGAGTCCCACAACGAGACCTTCTCCAACAGAGTCATCATCCACGAACTCTGCAGCTACTCg GCCCACCCTGAGAATGAGGACTGGACGTGTTTCGAGCAGTCGGCCAGCCTGGACATCAAATCGTTCTTTGGCTTCGAGAGCACGGTGGAGAAGATGGCCATGAAGCAGTACGCCAGCAGTATCAagaag GGTAAGGAGATCATAGAGTTCTACCTAAACCAGCTAGAGGAAGAGGGGATAAGCCACGTGCCTCGCTGGACTCCCTCCCTGgatgccccctcctcctcctcctcctcctccgtcacCACCAAACCTGTCTGTGCCACCCCAAAGCTCCTCCAGCTGGAGCAGCCTGTCACGCCCGCCGTCTCAATCCCCGTGTCCACAGATGCCAATGACCATGAGATTGCCAATGCCATCAATAATGATGCCACCCAAAGTGATGCCACCAGCAACGATGCCACTAACCAACCTGACGACCAGACAGAGAACCAGACGGGCACGCCTGATG acaaGTTGGATGCAGACTACATCAAGCGCTACTTGGGAGACCTGACGCCTCTGCAGGAGAGCTGTCTGATCAGACTACGACAGTGGCTGCAGGAGAGCCACAAGGGCAAG ACCCTTaccctcactccctcctctccctcctcgccACCTTTCCAGATCCCTAAGGACGAGCACATCCTTCGTTTCCTGCGCGCCAGGGACTTTAACATGGAGAAGGCCAGGGAGATCCTGTGTCAGTCCTTAACATGGAGGAAACAGAACCAGGTGGACTATCTGTTAGAGACGTGGACCTCACCACAGGTCCTCAATGACTACTACACTGGAGGGTGGCACCACCATGATAAAG AGGGTCGTCCTCTCTATATCCTGCGTCTGGGACAGATGGACACCAAGGGGCTGGTCCGAGCCCTGGGAGAGGAGTCTCTACTCAGACAC GTTCTATCCATAAACGAGGAGGGCCTAAGGCGCTGTGAGGAGAACACCAAAGTCTTTGGCCGACCAATCAG ttGTTGGACGTGTCTGGTGGACCTCGAAGGGTTAAACATGCGCCACCTGTGGCGACCGGGGGTTAAGGCCCTTCTGAGAATCATTGAGGTGGTGGAGGCCAACTACCCAGAGACCCTGGGACGTCTGCTCATACTGAGGGCTCCTAGAGTCTTCCCTGTGCTCTGGACCCTG GTGAGCCCGTTCATCGACGAGAACACCCGTAAGAAGTTCCTGATCTACGCTGGAAATGACTACCAGGGCCCGGGTGGCCTGCTGGACTACATAGACAAGGAGGTCATCCCTGACTTCCTGGGAGGAGAGTGTATg tGTGAAGTCCCAGAGGGAGGCCTGGTGCCCAAGTCTCTGTACCGTACTGCAGAGGAGCTGGAGAACGAAGACATCAGCCTGTGGACAGAGACTATCTACCAGAGTGCCAGTGTCTTTAAGGGAGCGCCCCACGAG TTGGTGATCGAGATCATCGACGCCTCCTCCGTGATCACCTGGGACTTTGACGTGTGTAAGGGTGACGTGGTCTTCCACCTCTACCACTCGAAGCGCGCCCCCCAAACCCCCCGCAAGGACCCCCTAGTGGGGCAACACAGCAGCATCACCACCCCCGGGGGGAACAACGTCCAGCTCATAGACAAGTCCTGGACCTTAGGCCTGGACTACAGCATGGTGGAGTCACCACTCACCTGCAAGGAGGGGGAGAGCGTGCAG GGTTCCCACGTGACCAGGTGGCCCGGGTTCTACATCCTGCAGTGGAAGTTCCACACCATGCCGGGCAGTGCCTCCACCAACCTGCCCCGCGTGGACGACGTCCTCGCCTCCCTGCAGGTCTCCTCACACAAGTGCAAAGTCATGTACTACACAGAGGTCATTGGCTCCGAGGACTTCAG AATGGCTTGCTTTGATGTTCAAAGTTT GGGCTCTATGACCAGTTTGGAGTCGAGTCACAGTGGTTTCTCCCAGCTCAGCCACGCCACCTCCACCTCTAACCACTCCCAGTCCAGCTCCATGATCTCCAGGTAG
- the LOC129837863 gene encoding SEC14-like protein 1 isoform X3 has translation MVQKYQSPIRVYKQPFELVMEAYERRFPTCHLIPMFVDSEVLGETEREDGSIHQVQRRCKLDVDAPRLLKRIAGVDYVYFSQENTLNKRERTLHIESHNETFSNRVIIHELCSYSAHPENEDWTCFEQSASLDIKSFFGFESTVEKMAMKQYASSIKKGKEIIEFYLNQLEEEGISHVPRWTPSLDAPSSSSSSSVTTKPVCATPKLLQLEQPVTPAVSIPVSTDANDHEIANAINNDATQSDATSNDATNQPDDQTENQTGTPDDKLDADYIKRYLGDLTPLQESCLIRLRQWLQESHKGKIPKDEHILRFLRARDFNMEKAREILCQSLTWRKQNQVDYLLETWTSPQVLNDYYTGGWHHHDKEGRPLYILRLGQMDTKGLVRALGEESLLRHVLSINEEGLRRCEENTKVFGRPISCWTCLVDLEGLNMRHLWRPGVKALLRIIEVVEANYPETLGRLLILRAPRVFPVLWTLVSPFIDENTRKKFLIYAGNDYQGPGGLLDYIDKEVIPDFLGGECMCEVPEGGLVPKSLYRTAEELENEDISLWTETIYQSASVFKGAPHELVIEIIDASSVITWDFDVCKGDVVFHLYHSKRAPQTPRKDPLVGQHSSITTPGGNNVQLIDKSWTLGLDYSMVESPLTCKEGESVQGSHVTRWPGFYILQWKFHTMPGSASTNLPRVDDVLASLQVSSHKCKVMYYTEVIGSEDFRMACFDVQSLGSMTSLESSHSGFSQLSHATSTSNHSQSSSMISR, from the exons GCCTACGAGAGGCGATTTCCCACGTGTCACCTGATTCCCATGTTTGTGGACAGCGAGGTGTTGGGGGAAACTGAGCGCGAGGATGGATCCATACACCAGGTCCAGCGCCGCTGCAAACTGGACGTGGACGCCCCTCGTCTCCTCAAACGG ATTGCGGGGGTGGACTATGTGTACTTCAGCCAGGAGAACACGctgaacaagagagagaggacgcTCCACATCGAGTCCCACAACGAGACCTTCTCCAACAGAGTCATCATCCACGAACTCTGCAGCTACTCg GCCCACCCTGAGAATGAGGACTGGACGTGTTTCGAGCAGTCGGCCAGCCTGGACATCAAATCGTTCTTTGGCTTCGAGAGCACGGTGGAGAAGATGGCCATGAAGCAGTACGCCAGCAGTATCAagaag GGTAAGGAGATCATAGAGTTCTACCTAAACCAGCTAGAGGAAGAGGGGATAAGCCACGTGCCTCGCTGGACTCCCTCCCTGgatgccccctcctcctcctcctcctcctccgtcacCACCAAACCTGTCTGTGCCACCCCAAAGCTCCTCCAGCTGGAGCAGCCTGTCACGCCCGCCGTCTCAATCCCCGTGTCCACAGATGCCAATGACCATGAGATTGCCAATGCCATCAATAATGATGCCACCCAAAGTGATGCCACCAGCAACGATGCCACTAACCAACCTGACGACCAGACAGAGAACCAGACGGGCACGCCTGATG acaaGTTGGATGCAGACTACATCAAGCGCTACTTGGGAGACCTGACGCCTCTGCAGGAGAGCTGTCTGATCAGACTACGACAGTGGCTGCAGGAGAGCCACAAGGGCAAG ATCCCTAAGGACGAGCACATCCTTCGTTTCCTGCGCGCCAGGGACTTTAACATGGAGAAGGCCAGGGAGATCCTGTGTCAGTCCTTAACATGGAGGAAACAGAACCAGGTGGACTATCTGTTAGAGACGTGGACCTCACCACAGGTCCTCAATGACTACTACACTGGAGGGTGGCACCACCATGATAAAG AGGGTCGTCCTCTCTATATCCTGCGTCTGGGACAGATGGACACCAAGGGGCTGGTCCGAGCCCTGGGAGAGGAGTCTCTACTCAGACAC GTTCTATCCATAAACGAGGAGGGCCTAAGGCGCTGTGAGGAGAACACCAAAGTCTTTGGCCGACCAATCAG ttGTTGGACGTGTCTGGTGGACCTCGAAGGGTTAAACATGCGCCACCTGTGGCGACCGGGGGTTAAGGCCCTTCTGAGAATCATTGAGGTGGTGGAGGCCAACTACCCAGAGACCCTGGGACGTCTGCTCATACTGAGGGCTCCTAGAGTCTTCCCTGTGCTCTGGACCCTG GTGAGCCCGTTCATCGACGAGAACACCCGTAAGAAGTTCCTGATCTACGCTGGAAATGACTACCAGGGCCCGGGTGGCCTGCTGGACTACATAGACAAGGAGGTCATCCCTGACTTCCTGGGAGGAGAGTGTATg tGTGAAGTCCCAGAGGGAGGCCTGGTGCCCAAGTCTCTGTACCGTACTGCAGAGGAGCTGGAGAACGAAGACATCAGCCTGTGGACAGAGACTATCTACCAGAGTGCCAGTGTCTTTAAGGGAGCGCCCCACGAG TTGGTGATCGAGATCATCGACGCCTCCTCCGTGATCACCTGGGACTTTGACGTGTGTAAGGGTGACGTGGTCTTCCACCTCTACCACTCGAAGCGCGCCCCCCAAACCCCCCGCAAGGACCCCCTAGTGGGGCAACACAGCAGCATCACCACCCCCGGGGGGAACAACGTCCAGCTCATAGACAAGTCCTGGACCTTAGGCCTGGACTACAGCATGGTGGAGTCACCACTCACCTGCAAGGAGGGGGAGAGCGTGCAG GGTTCCCACGTGACCAGGTGGCCCGGGTTCTACATCCTGCAGTGGAAGTTCCACACCATGCCGGGCAGTGCCTCCACCAACCTGCCCCGCGTGGACGACGTCCTCGCCTCCCTGCAGGTCTCCTCACACAAGTGCAAAGTCATGTACTACACAGAGGTCATTGGCTCCGAGGACTTCAG AATGGCTTGCTTTGATGTTCAAAGTTT GGGCTCTATGACCAGTTTGGAGTCGAGTCACAGTGGTTTCTCCCAGCTCAGCCACGCCACCTCCACCTCTAACCACTCCCAGTCCAGCTCCATGATCTCCAGGTAG